In Novosphingobium kaempferiae, the DNA window GGGCCGGGATCGCCGGCGACGTGGAAACGATGCTGCCGCAGGCGCCGCTCTGGATCGCCGAGGATGCCGCCGGAGAGCCCCAAGCCTTCATGATCTTCATGGACGGCGTGATCGAGGCCCTGTTCGTCGATCCGGCGGTCCACGGCAGCGGCTTCGGCTCCGCACTCGTCCGTCATGCACTGACCCTCGATCCGGCCCCTCGCGTCGATGCCAACGAGCAGGCCGACAACGCCCTGCCCTTCTACGAGGCGCGCGGCTTCGTGCGCACCGGACGTTCCGAACGCGACAGCGCGGGGCGCCCCTATCCCATCATCCATCTGCAATACGGACGACCGTCATGATCCAGCGCGAACTCATAGACACCGCTTGGGTGCCCGGCGGCGAAAAGCTTGAGCTTTTCAGGCACGACAAGGACTTCATGATCGTGCTCGGCCACAACGAGTTGATGAGCACGCGCAAGTGGGGCTCCGAGGAAGCGCTGGCGACGATGTCCTACGATCGCATCAAGGGATCGCGCCGCCCGCACATGCTGATCGGCGGCTACGGCATGGGCTTCACCCTGCGCGCGGCGCTGAAGGTGCTGCCGGACAACGCGCAGGCGACCGTCGTCGAACTCATGCCCGAGATCATCGAATGGGCGCGCGGGCCAATGGCGCATCTCGAACAGGGCTGCCTCGACGATCCGCGCGTCACGCTGCTGATGGGCGACGTCTCGACCGTGATCGGCGCGGGCATGGGCGACTATGACGCGATCCTGCTCGACGTCGACAACGGGCCGGATGGGCTGGTGCGCGAGGATAACAACGTCCTCTACTCGCTGGCCGGCCTGCGCGCCGCCAAGCGCGCGCTCACCCCTGACGGCGTGCTGGCGATCTGGTCGGCAGGCCCGGACCCGGCGTTCACGCGTCGGCTGGAGAAGGCCGGGTTCTTCGTCAACGAAGTGAAGGTCTCGTCGCGCAGCAACGGCAAGGGGCCGAAGCACGTGATCTGGTTCGCCTCGAAGAAGGAGTAAGGAGGCCTCCTCCTACATCATTCGCGGATCGACGACCGTGCGCACAGGTGTGCCCGGTCCGGACAGGTTGGCGATGGCCGCAGCCACGCCGCCCAGCCCGATCCGGCCGCCGAGCCATGGCGTCACGTCGATCCGGCCATCGGCGATTCT includes these proteins:
- a CDS encoding acetyltransferase translates to MIRPGGPTDAPRAFAIWRAAVDATHGFLSTGDRAGIAGDVETMLPQAPLWIAEDAAGEPQAFMIFMDGVIEALFVDPAVHGSGFGSALVRHALTLDPAPRVDANEQADNALPFYEARGFVRTGRSERDSAGRPYPIIHLQYGRPS
- a CDS encoding spermidine synthase; its protein translation is MIQRELIDTAWVPGGEKLELFRHDKDFMIVLGHNELMSTRKWGSEEALATMSYDRIKGSRRPHMLIGGYGMGFTLRAALKVLPDNAQATVVELMPEIIEWARGPMAHLEQGCLDDPRVTLLMGDVSTVIGAGMGDYDAILLDVDNGPDGLVREDNNVLYSLAGLRAAKRALTPDGVLAIWSAGPDPAFTRRLEKAGFFVNEVKVSSRSNGKGPKHVIWFASKKE